AGCTAGAATTCAAGCACATTCCACAGCACGCCTTAGCACAAGAGTCACACTAATAATCACCAACGATCTCACCTGGATTGTTAGTGGTTAGAGGTGATTAGCTGACTGAATTCCCCTGTTGTGGTAGGGTGTGTCGATTATACAAAGTAGCTCAAGTTTACCAGTATAGTTCATCAATCTGGAACTATTATGGCTGATAGCAAGTACTTCTTATTCCTATGATTCCCAAAAGCGTAGCAATATTCACCTGAATGTCGTGTAAGTTACACAACCAAATCATGTGATTTTGGTCACATCCTTGGCAGTGGTACCAGAGGAAAACTACCCCTGACATTGATTCCCCCTCGGAGGTATGATCAACACAAACCAGAGTAATGACCAATGACCAATCAAAAGATAGTTGTCAAAGTCGGCACATCTAGTTTAACTCAACCAGCAACAGGTCAGTTGGCCCTATCCACTATTGCAGCCCTAGTGGAAACACTTACTCGGCTGCGTTCTGAAGGTCATCAAGTGGTACTGGTTACCTCTGGCGCTGTGGGGATTGGCTGTGGGCGACTGGGGTTAACATCACGACCGAATACACTCCCTCTCAAACAAGCGATCGCAGCAGTTGGTCAAGGACGGCTGATGCGGATATATGATGACTTATTTAGCAACCTCAACCAACCTATTGCTCAGATTCTCCTCAGCCGCCGAGATTTTGTACAGCGTAGTTGCTATGTTAATGCCTATGCTACCTTTCGGGAGCTACTCCAGCTGGGGGTGATCCCAGTGGTGAATGAAAATGATACTGTTGCCGTAGATGAACTTAAATTTGGGGATAACGATACCCTTAGCGCCTTAGTAGCTAGTTTGATTGAATCGGATTGGTTGTTTTTACTAACTGATGTGGATAGACTTTACTCAGCAGACCCCCGTAAGGTACCGGATGCTGAACCAATTATTTCAGTCAATAGCATTGAGGAGTTAACTGAACTAGAGGTACAAGCTGATGACTCAGGCTCTGGTTGGGGCACTGGTGGGATGGTAACCAAAGTGGCTGCTGCCCGAATTGCTACCAATGCTGGGGTTAGAACTGTAATCACTGAAGGACGATGTCCGGATAACATTGAAAGAATTTTACAGGGTGAATCCCTGGGCACCCAGTTTGCCCCCCAAGCTCAAACCAATAAAGCCCGCAAGCACTGGATTGCGTACAGTTTAGTGCCAGCAGGGAAACTCTATCTTGATAATGGAGCGTTAAAGGCAGTTTGTGATGGGGGCAAATCTCTATTAGCAGCTGGTATTACTCGCATAGAGGGGGATTTTCGCTCATCAGATGCCGTAGAGCTATGTGACAGCAATGGTACGGAAATTGCTAGGGGATTGGTGAACTACAACAGTAATGAATTACATAAGATTCGAGGGCATAAATCCGAACAAATCCTGACTATTTTGGGTTACAAGGGGGCAGAAACTGTGGTTCATCGGGATAATTTGGTCCTGATGAATTAGGGAGTAGGGAGTAGGGAGTAGGGAGTAGGGAGTAGGGAGTAGGGAGTAGGGAGTAGGGAGTAGGGAGTAGGGAATCGGGAAAAAATACTCTGTACCTGATTAGGTTAGAAACCGCTATACTGTATGTCTCTCAAGATTGTGATCAATCAAGAAAATCATGGTTTCGTAAGCATATGCGCTACGCGCACGCTGCGCGAACAGCCGTTGGCCGTTGGCCACGCTACTAGATCGGTGCTTAAAATCAACCTTCTTTAGCCTGCGCAAACGGGAGAATTTAATAGTTCGAGATTAATGAAAATTGGAAGTCTGAGGAAAATCCCATCAGCAGACTTATAGCAGTCGAAGTAAAGGTTAAGACATATTTCTCTTCCCTATTCCCTGTTCCCTGTTCCCTGTTCCCTAAAAACCTCACTCAATTGAAAACCGCTATATACCCTTTGAGGATATTTTTAATTCGTGGCTGCCTTTTTGGCTGATTCTACCCAACTATCAAAGAGTTCCTGATTTTTCTTTATCCATTCTTCGGCATGGCGGCGAATATCTTTTGGGCTACTTTCACCATCTTGTACCAGTTTTTGTTGAGCATTCACATCGTCAATTGGAACCGTCATCAACTCAAACAGGCGTTTGGCAGCTGGATTGGCTGCTAAAAATTTCTTGTTTGCCATCACCCGAACTTTATCCACAGCAAAACCGACATTTTTTCCGTTAATAGTAGTATCTTTTTCTGTTATATTTTCCTGTTCTTTAGGTAGTGAAATAAAAGGAACCTCTAATCTAATGGTATCTTCTCCTGGCTTTAATACTGTCACTGACCAGTGGGGACTATAGCTATAAAATAAAATAGGTTGTCCTTGTTTATAGCGACCCAATGTGGCGGCTAAGAGCACATCATAGTTGCCTTGGTCATGTTCAACGGTATCTCGCAACTTGTAAGCATCCAGCTGATGTTCAATTACCAACTCACACCCCCAACCTGGATTACAACCAGTTAAGTTAGCTTTGCCATCTCCATCAGAGTCAAAAAGCTTGGCAATCTTGGGGTCTTTTAGTTGTTCCAAATTAGTGATTTTGTATTGTTCAGCAGTTTTTTTATCTATCTGATAGCTTTGCAAACCATCAGCAATAATTACCCCCACCCGTTCTAATTTTTGGTCACCACCGTTTTGTAAAAAGAATTTTTTGTGTATATTTTGCCAATGAACACTGTAAAAATCTATGTCTCCATTCCTGACAGAAATGTGTGCCAGGGGAATACTAAGTTGTTTGATTGCTGCAGGTTTATAACCAACTTTTTCCAAACCAATATTGATGATTTCGGAAACAAATAAGGCATAGGTGGAAACGGAGGATGCAGAACTGACCTTGACTCCTTTACCTGCTGTGGATTGACTCCCATTTGGGGTCTGTGCTCCACAGGCGATTAAACTGAGGCATAAAGCTGCTGCTAAGATAGCACAAATAAATTTATTAATTTTCCTGATGGTCATTTATTTGATTCTATTTGATCAGGTGCTCTGGAGATGTTACAGCTAGATTTTCCATGAAATTCTCGTAAGGTGCAATTCCGACTACGGACCATAGGGTGGCATGGGCATGTTGGTGCCATGGACATGTTGCCGTGGAATGGGCATCTTGCCTGTTTCATTTCCGGGCGGGCATCCTGCCCACTCTACTGCTATTGATTCCCGCAGGGGGCATCCTGCCCACTCTACTGCTATTGATTCCCGCAGGGGGCATCCTGCCCACTCTACTGCTATTGATTCGCCCAGGGGGCATCCTGCCCACTCTACTGCTATTGATTAGACCTCTTGCAAAAGTATTTTTCTGATAGTATTTACGTCAATTCTTGTCCACTGTTCCCTGGTTCCCTGAACAAGTGCCTCTTTCAGAGGAGCTACGCTATCGATTTTTTGGGAATATTTTTTATTGATAACTGTATCATCAAAAATTAAATAACCATCTTCAGTAGTTACAATTTCGAACCGTACATTTGGCCACAAAATTTATGTACCTAAACCAACATTATTAAAATAAAGGTTAATTTAATCGTGGCTAACTTTTTCCAGATTATCCGCAAGATTTGTGAGAGTGTAATTTTTATTAATACTTATTAGATACTGACAATATTTTATATAATTAAAGTCCATTAAAAACTCTTAATAAAAAATCAATGAATAGTATTTTATACTACCAGATAATCTACATAAATATCAATCAAATTTTTCAGTTTATGATAATTTTGTTGTGGTTCAGGCGATCGCCAATGTACAGAAAACCTTAAGGCTTAACACTATATATAGTGCCCTTGCGTAAGTCCTGATCTATTTTACCTTGATGCCTTCAAGATTAGCGATCGCCACTATACATATCTTATTCTGGATTAATCCATTTTATTAGTGTAATAGGTTCCATAAAGGTATCTAATTATTTCAGGTTTTTCTCCACTAAATACTCTATTATTTTATCACATCTCATTCCTGATTGCTATAACTTAGTTTCCACAATTAGATAAGTATTACGAAAATAGGTAAATTGGGTAAGGAATTTCAAAAGTAGTTGCCATTGCCAAGGCCAACGTTCTTGATGTAGCTGATAGATAGACCAAGTATTGACTACTTGCAATCCCATAGCGTTTAAGTCTTGTTCGTTTTTCACAAACCACTTTAGGGGAGCTCCAATTTGAGAGAACCTTTTACTAAACATCTTGGCATAATTTCCTATAACTTCCACATCTAAGGTTGCACCTGGAAAACGAGAGCGCATCATAGATAGAAGTTGCTGGACTTCATTTACCTCAAAGTAGGCTAGTAAGCCTTCTGCAATAAATAAAATGTTTTCTGGTTCTACGTTGGGCAAATTATTCATCCAGTCAAAATCCATAACTGAAGCACTAATAAACTGATGCTGTTCTGTCTGTGTATCTAACTTAGAGCGCAATTCAGTTACCATGGGCAAATCTAGTTCAAACCAACGATAAGCATTCTGTCCAATACGGTGAAAACGACTAGATAATCCAGCTCCCAATTCCACTACAACTGGATGGGAATGGTTGGCAATATGACCAGATGCTATTTGATCATGCTGGTAAGTTCGGATAGCAGCTATAATACTACCAGTTTTAGCACTTTTAGAATAAAATTTCTCTAGCTCTTGATCCCAACCCGCGAGTTTTAACCACTCAACAGCTAGTGGATCTTGAAACAGTGGATGAGGATTTGATTGTTCATCAGCTCGTCCCCTGAGTGGTAAAAGTAGGGTGCGAGGTACACCTGTTAGTTCAGTAACAATTTGAGACATAGATATTAATATCCTGATTTATTGAAAATTTTGACTGGGTTTGATTGAATTATTGACTGTAACTTCTGTTACTTAAAGCTTTCTCTATACAAGCTTGTAACTTCTTAGCTAAGATAGTTACACTTGGTGGATAAACCATGTACTCGTGATAGCCAGGAACAGTTTCTACCTTAACCTCACCAATGGACTCCTCTGCCCAACCTAGAGTTTGTCCCATAGCAGCAATGACTTCCTGGGAGAATCCCAATGAACCTTTTTCCGGTTTGAATAAAATCATAGAACCTGAATAGTTGGGTGGTGAGTAGCTACGCATTGCATTGTAATTTAGCTCCAAAACTTTCAGGAGACGTTCAATATCAGCAACCTGAAAATCAAGAGGAACTACATTAGCTTGTTGAGCTTTCTTCAAAATGAAGACTGTTCTTTCCTCTGGAGCAAGTTTCTGGAATTCTTCGGTAGGTATAGAAACAGTTCCCCCAAACAATTGAAAGACAACTTCTTCCCCTTCTACTTCTACTAAGTTTTGCTCATCAGGCAACTTCGATGGGGCGTAGGTATCAAGTAATCCTAGAAAAGCTACTTGTTCACCTTGAATCGTTAATTCGTAAGCCATCTGTAATGCTACTGCTCCACCAAATGACCAACCAAGTAGAGTATACGGACCATTTGGCTGCACCTCACGAATAGCAGAAAGGTAAAGACTAGCCATATCTTCTACCCGTGTGAGTGGTTCTTGCCCTTTTTCTATACCTAATGCTTGTAGACCATAGAAGGGTTGCTCCGTTCCCAATAGTTTAGCTAACTCAAAGTAGCAGAAAGCAGTTCCACCACCAGGGTGTATGCAGAATATTGGCACTTTGGAGCCATTTGGGTTAATAGGAAATAGAGGGGAAAAGGAGGAAATACTTTCTTGACGGAGAACAGCAGCTAGTTCCTCAACAGTAGGAGATTGGAAGAGGGTTGACAGGGCTAGAGATTTCCCCAACTCATTTTCAATATATTTCATCAAGCGAACTGCCAAAAGTGAGTGACCCCCTAGGTCAAAGAAATTATCTTTAATACTAATTTGATGAATACCTAAAAGATCTTCCCATATTTTTAGCAATAGTAATTCTTGGCGATCGCGTGGTGCAATATATTCTTGGTTTTGATATCTACTGGCCACATCCAGTTCAGGCAATGCCTTACGGTCTACTTTGCCATTGGGAGTCAGAGGCAGTTGCGACAACACCATCAACCCCGATGGCACCATATACTCTGGCAACCGCGACTGTAGATACTCTCTCAACTGCGGTATCAGTTCCTTTCTGAACTGGGAACTCAAGGGATTATTCCCATAATTATTCCAGTTACTTGCTACCACCGATTTTTGAGTTAGGGGTGTTAACACTATCCCTTCTTTGGCTAACTCACTGCGCACAAATACCCCATCCATCAATTCTGGACTACCTTGTCCAGACCAACACAACTCTAAGCTATACCCTAAAGATGCACTTAGTTCATATAACCTCTCTGGGTCAATGCTCTTGGTTTGCTTTGACTCTAAAAACTGCCTCAACTGCTGCACATTCTGTTTTGATTCTGGTTGTGATAGCCACTCTACCAACTCTACATCATTTGCCACTCTGCCATTGACTAAACCACTAAAGCATATTGATTCTGGCCCAATGTCTCGCAGATAAGTTTCTATCTGTTGAACACTAACAGCCGCTCCACTTTCTACAGTCGGTGTTATTACTTTTCCTGGTTGTGCCTCTATATGCAACAGTACGCTATAGCGATATTTATTCAGTTCGTTTTGCTCCCTTCCCCTCTGTAAACGGATTTGTACATGAGTTATTTCTGGATGTTTTTCTTTCAGAGCTACAAACAACTCTGGTGAGACTAACAACTCGGTCTCCTGCTCCATTTTTATGTCTATCTTTTCTTTGAGTTGTTGTCTCGACAGTGAGGGAGTTGCTTGATACAGTTGCACCGAACTGTGAAAGGCTTTCATTAATGGCCAACTGCGGATATCTCCTAGGAAAATCATTCCTCCTGGTTTGACTACCCTGATACTGTTTTCTATTACTTGCAACAGATACTCCACACTAGGGAAATACTGGACTATGGAACTCAGCAATACGGCATCGAAACTGTTAGGAGCTATATCAGCCATGTCTTCAGCTCGTTTCTGTGCTAAGGAGACATGACCATATTTGTCGGGTTCGGGTTCTATTTGTTGTTTGATGTATTCTAATGAGACATTGGAGATATCTGTTCCATAATAGTTTTGTGTCTGGGGTGCGATTTGAAACAGGAGCATTCCTGTGCCACAACCTATTTCCCACACACTCTCTGGTTTCTGGGCTAATACTTGAGTTACTATATCCCCTGCCCAGATGCGCATTTGCTCTACTGGTATGGGCTGGTTATCGTAGTTGCTAATCCATCCTCTAGTGTTAAATAGAGAGTCAGTTACTTCACTCTTATTTTCTTTAATTAGTTGGTTAAATAGGTTTTGCCAACTGTTGATGTGAGTATCTAATAGTTGTAAGCTAGAAGTGCTAACTGTTTCAGTTTCTGCAAATAACCTTTGATAAAAAGGAGTTTGCTTAAACTGTTGTTTCCAGTGATAAGAAATATGTTCAAAATCAATATCTTCTCCTTGTTGCCTGAGAATACGTCCTTGGATAGCATAATCTGGATTCAAATTATTCTCGCAAAGCTTTCGGCTACAAACAGCTTCAATCACATCTCCTTCACTCACATCAATACCAGGCTCAAACACTGGAAAATAAACTGGTAACCAAGAATGCTCATGTTCGAGAATATCTATACACTCACCCTCAATAGTATGCAAATTTAACCAGACCAGAAAACCATCTAATCTGCCGGATTTTTCTATCCTTAACTGAATTTGATGAGTCAAATCTGTATCTAAAGATTTAGTAAAGTCTAAATCCTCAAATATTTCTCGATTGGAAAGTAAATTGGCTTGAGGAAATCCTTTAATACAAACCCGTAAATCAAAAGGATACCCAACCTGTTCAAAAATTTTCTGGGTATAATAACCAGAAACCTTTGTAAATCTGGGTTGATTGAGTAATGGTTCTGGAAGAGTTACTGCTGCAATCTTAGTCACACTTCTTTCGGGAATCATCGCACCGTCTGGCTTCAAAAACCTTCTGGTATTATTAATAATTACTGCTGCTCCTTCACATCCACCAATGGCTCCCACAATTTCAGAAACACATACATCCGCTAATTCGGGTAGGTTAACCGTCATCGCATCTCCATGTATGATTTCAATTTGTGCCGATAATCCCAACTTATCCACGCAAGCTTTAGCTAACTGACTGGTTTCTTGGTCTCTCTCAATAGCATAGATTTTCTTAGCTCCTGCTTGTGCACAAAATCTCGCCAAAATAGCATCCTTGCCTGTACCAATTTCTACCACTACTCGCTCTTTAACAAGTTGATTAATTGCCACTTGATAACTGTGGTTTCGACGATGGTCATTAGTCATCGCATAGTACAATAACTCATCATAAACATAGTATTCTGCTATTGATGGCCAAAGTTCTATGCCTTTCATCTTCTGGATATTTTGTTCCAACTCTGGTTCGGGAACAAAATATGCTACCAACCGCTTGTTCCCTGGATTATCTTCCCTGTCGATTACTACAGCTTGTTGGACTTGGGGATGCCTCCTGAGAACTGATTCAATTTCTCCAGGTTCAATTCGGAAACCTCGTATCTTCACCTGATTATCTATGCGACCAAGAAACTCAATATTGCCATCCGGTAAGTAACGAGCTAAATCTCCTGTTTTGTACAGCCTCTCCTCGGTTAAATTCCTCAAAGGATGGGAAATAAATTTTTCCTGTGTTAATTGAGGTTGGTTAAGATAGCCACGAGCTAAACCAACACCACTGATATAAATTTCACCAGGTACTCCTATGGGGACTGGTTGTAAATTCCTGTCTAGGATGTAGATTTGAGTATTGCTGATCGGCCTACCTATGGGTGGCACAGAACACTCTGGTGAGCATTCGGCCATGGTGGCACATACTGTTGATTCTGTTGGTCCGTAGGCGTTCACAAATTGTCGCCCCACAGACCACTGAGATATTAGCTCTGGTGGGCAAGCTTCTCCTGCTACTACTATGGTCTTTAAAGAAGGTAATTCCTCTTTGGGCATCACTGCCAGAGCTGAGGGGGGTATGGTGATATGGGTGATTTTGTTGTTCCGCAACCACTGACTCATACCCACTCCAGGCATTAAGGTATCTCGGCTGCCCATATACAAACTGGCTCCTGAACCTAAAGCTATGACTATTTCCGAGATGGAGGCATCGAAACTTAATGATGCGAACTGAACCACTCTGCTGTTTGAGTTGACTTGAAACCCTTGCATTTGAACTGTAGCCAGATTACACAGTCCCTTGTGTTCTACCAAGACTCCTTTCGGTTTACCTGTGGAACCTGATGTATAAATTACATAAGCTAAATTTTGGGGACTGACTTCACTCTCTACTTTTTCTGGTGTTTCAGTGGCTATTTTTT
The sequence above is a segment of the Moorena sp. SIOASIH genome. Coding sequences within it:
- the proB gene encoding glutamate 5-kinase — its product is MTNQKIVVKVGTSSLTQPATGQLALSTIAALVETLTRLRSEGHQVVLVTSGAVGIGCGRLGLTSRPNTLPLKQAIAAVGQGRLMRIYDDLFSNLNQPIAQILLSRRDFVQRSCYVNAYATFRELLQLGVIPVVNENDTVAVDELKFGDNDTLSALVASLIESDWLFLLTDVDRLYSADPRKVPDAEPIISVNSIEELTELEVQADDSGSGWGTGGMVTKVAAARIATNAGVRTVITEGRCPDNIERILQGESLGTQFAPQAQTNKARKHWIAYSLVPAGKLYLDNGALKAVCDGGKSLLAAGITRIEGDFRSSDAVELCDSNGTEIARGLVNYNSNELHKIRGHKSEQILTILGYKGAETVVHRDNLVLMN
- the proX gene encoding glycine betaine/L-proline ABC transporter substrate-binding protein ProX, encoding MTIRKINKFICAILAAALCLSLIACGAQTPNGSQSTAGKGVKVSSASSVSTYALFVSEIINIGLEKVGYKPAAIKQLSIPLAHISVRNGDIDFYSVHWQNIHKKFFLQNGGDQKLERVGVIIADGLQSYQIDKKTAEQYKITNLEQLKDPKIAKLFDSDGDGKANLTGCNPGWGCELVIEHQLDAYKLRDTVEHDQGNYDVLLAATLGRYKQGQPILFYSYSPHWSVTVLKPGEDTIRLEVPFISLPKEQENITEKDTTINGKNVGFAVDKVRVMANKKFLAANPAAKRLFELMTVPIDDVNAQQKLVQDGESSPKDIRRHAEEWIKKNQELFDSWVESAKKAATN
- a CDS encoding class I SAM-dependent methyltransferase, coding for MSQIVTELTGVPRTLLLPLRGRADEQSNPHPLFQDPLAVEWLKLAGWDQELEKFYSKSAKTGSIIAAIRTYQHDQIASGHIANHSHPVVVELGAGLSSRFHRIGQNAYRWFELDLPMVTELRSKLDTQTEQHQFISASVMDFDWMNNLPNVEPENILFIAEGLLAYFEVNEVQQLLSMMRSRFPGATLDVEVIGNYAKMFSKRFSQIGAPLKWFVKNEQDLNAMGLQVVNTWSIYQLHQERWPWQWQLLLKFLTQFTYFRNTYLIVETKL